One region of Triticum aestivum cultivar Chinese Spring chromosome 6B, IWGSC CS RefSeq v2.1, whole genome shotgun sequence genomic DNA includes:
- the LOC123137560 gene encoding pyridoxine/pyridoxamine 5'-phosphate oxidase 1, chloroplastic, whose product MLTAVSKFRNKSGLASTTRVMPFFLSTSATATATPLCPPPSPYPSPHFRLPSPPRRGLAFLAASAPQRDLFPTPRQAMASLATSTAAAAAAEVTHLSQRDAADIDEQLMGPLGFSVDQLMELAGLSVATAVAEVYKLSEHTRVLIICGPGNNGGDGLVAARHLYHFGYKPFVCYPKRTAKPLYSGLVTQLESLAIPFVPVEDLPQDLSGQYDIVIDAMFGFSFHGTPRPPFDDLIQMLVSLSVVGDSAKRPPIVSVDIPSGWHVEEGDVSGGGIKPDMLVSLTAPKLCAKKFTGPHHFLGGRFVPPPISSKYGLELPPYPGTSMCVRIGKVPSVDISSLRENYISPELLENQVMPNPFDQFRTWFDEAVTAGLREPNAMALTTVNKAGKPSSRMVLLKGVDKQGFVWYTNYGSQKAHDLSENSNAALLFYWNEMNRQVRVEGSVQKVSEEESEKYFHSRPRGSQLGAIVSKQSTVISGREVLQQAYKELEQKYSDGSFIPKPDYWGGYRLTPNLFEFWQGQQSRLHDRLQYSQREIGGGTEWHIQRLSP is encoded by the exons ATGCTGACCGCCGTGTCCAAGTTCCGCAACAAATCCGGTCTCGCCAGCACCACCCGTGTTATGCCCTTCTTCCTCTCtacctccgccaccgccaccgccactccGCTCTGCCCTCCTCCGTCCCCATACCCTAGCCCCCACTTCCGCCTCCCTTCCCCGCCCCGCCGCGGCCTCGCCTTCCTCGCCGCCTCTGCGCCGCAGCGGGACCTGTTCCCCACGCCCAGGCAGGCCATGGCGTCGCTGGCGACGTcgacggcggccgccgccgccgcggaggtGACGCACCTCTCGCAGCGCGACGCTGCGGATATCGACGAGCAGCTCATGGGGCCCCTCGGTTTCAGCGTCGACCAGCTCATG GAGCTCGCCGGGCTAAGCGTCGCTACTGCCGTTGCGGAG GTTTATAAGTTGAGTGAACACACAAGGGTTCTTATCATCTGTGGTCCGGGAAATAATGGTGGTGATGGTCTGGTTGCTGCTCGGCATCTTTATCATTTTGGATACAAGCCCTTTGTTTGTTATCCAAAACGTACAGCAAAACCTCTGTATTCTGGCCTTGTTACTCAG CTTGAATCGCTGGCTATCCCGTTTGTGCCTGTTGAAGACCTACCTCAGGATTTATCAGGGCAGTACGACATTGTTATTGATGCGATGTTTGGTTTCTCATTTCATG GAACACCCCGTCCACCCTTTGATGATCTTATCCAAATGCTTGTTTCATTGAGTGTTGTTGGTGATTCAGCGAAAAGACCGCCAATTGTTTCTGTCGATATCCCTTCTGGGTGGCATGTAGAGGAGGGAGATGTCAGTGGAGGAGGAATTAAGCCTGATATGCTG GTATCATTGACCGCACCAAAGCTCTGTGCCAAAAAATTTACTGGACCCCACCATTTCCTAGGGGGTAGGTTTGTTCCGCCTCCCATTTCAAGCAAATATGGGCTTGAACTTCCTCCATATCCTGGAACCTCTATGTGTGTGAGAATTGGAAAAGTGCCGTCAGTTGACATTTCATCTCTCAGGGAGAATTATATTTCCCCGGAACTTCTTGAGAATCAAGTGATGCCTAATCCGTTTGACCAG TTTCGTACTTGGTTTGATGAAGCAGTTACTGCTGGCCTGCGCGAACCTAATGCCATGGCTTTAACAACTGTCAATAAAGCGGGAAAGCC TTCTTCAAGAATGGTTCTTTTAAAAGGCGTTGATAAGCAGGGATTCGTTTG GTACACAAATTACGGTAGCCAAAAAGCGCATGATTTATCGGAAAATTCAAATGCGGCACTTCTTTTCTACTGGAATGAGATGAACCGACAG GTTAGAGTAGAAGGGTCAGTTCAGAAGGTCTCAGAAGAAGAATCTGAGAAGTATTTCCACAGCCGCCCACGTGGAAGTCAGCTTGGTGCAATTGTTAGCAAGCAG AGCACTGTCATTTCTGGAAGAGAAGTTCTCCAACAAGCGTACAAGGAATTGGAGCAAAAATATTCTGACGG TAGCTTCATCCCAAAACCTGATTACTGGGGTGGCTACAGATTGACACCAAATCTTTTTGAGTTCTGGCAAGGCCAACAGTCTCGTCT